The following proteins come from a genomic window of Synechococcus sp. BIOS-E4-1:
- a CDS encoding isochorismate synthase MenF, with the protein MSAAHHDSSPAVHFSELLEGALCAWDQRLAEDGVFGLAMPLQGLDPLLQLADLEDTDPFRFLWDGAPGLCLAAAGRCHHLELSGPRRFELAQRFSDITLGRILEGTPEAPAQARSRILLAFSFFEQTGELQPQGNMPSVQAVLPRWQLSRHGRQGWLRLHGIAQQASDVRSLTESLWLMAEQLQSWSSWPGQASGNLSGRITPGDWERRYTTALQRGLELVNGGELHKLVLAVRHSVSLTSTLDPVLLLKRLRHQQAGSCRFLWQRNQQDSFFGASPERLLSLRNGQLRCDALAGTAGRNDHATSLLNSDKDRREHELVVQAITDHLSAQGLQPRRPRSPQLARHGQLIHLHTPITTPAPGQSPLALAGVLHPTPAVAGLPRREAMNWLRSLEPFDRDGYAAPIGWIDSAGDAELRVAIRCGHARGTQLDLTAGAGLVRGSVAERELQEVGLKLTVLADQLDLVSGGR; encoded by the coding sequence ATGTCGGCCGCGCACCACGACAGTTCACCTGCTGTGCACTTCAGCGAACTGCTGGAGGGTGCACTATGCGCATGGGATCAGCGCCTGGCCGAAGACGGAGTTTTTGGCTTAGCAATGCCATTGCAGGGGCTGGATCCACTGCTGCAGCTCGCTGATCTCGAGGATACAGACCCGTTCCGCTTTCTCTGGGATGGAGCGCCAGGCCTTTGTCTTGCAGCAGCGGGCCGCTGCCATCACCTGGAGCTATCAGGTCCCCGACGTTTCGAACTGGCGCAACGTTTCAGTGACATCACGCTCGGACGCATCCTGGAGGGCACGCCCGAGGCACCCGCTCAGGCCCGCTCGCGCATCCTGCTGGCCTTCTCCTTTTTTGAGCAGACCGGTGAGCTCCAGCCCCAGGGGAACATGCCCTCGGTCCAGGCCGTTCTGCCCCGCTGGCAACTGAGTCGTCATGGACGGCAAGGCTGGCTGCGTCTGCACGGCATCGCCCAACAGGCGAGTGATGTGCGCTCACTGACGGAGTCGCTCTGGTTGATGGCGGAACAGCTGCAGTCTTGGAGTAGTTGGCCTGGCCAGGCCTCGGGCAACCTCAGCGGCAGGATCACTCCCGGCGACTGGGAGCGGCGCTACACCACGGCGCTTCAGCGCGGTCTGGAACTGGTGAATGGTGGTGAACTGCACAAGCTTGTTCTGGCCGTGCGCCACTCGGTGAGCCTGACCTCAACTCTGGACCCGGTGCTGTTGCTGAAACGGCTGCGCCACCAGCAGGCAGGCAGCTGCCGGTTCCTCTGGCAGCGCAACCAGCAAGACAGCTTCTTCGGCGCCTCGCCTGAGCGACTGCTGAGCCTGCGCAACGGGCAACTGCGTTGCGATGCGCTTGCCGGCACTGCCGGTCGCAACGACCACGCCACCTCCCTGCTCAACTCCGACAAGGACCGACGCGAGCATGAACTGGTGGTGCAGGCGATCACAGACCATCTCAGCGCCCAGGGACTGCAGCCACGGCGTCCGCGCAGTCCACAACTGGCCAGACACGGCCAACTGATCCATTTGCACACCCCGATCACGACTCCAGCTCCAGGCCAATCACCCCTTGCTCTGGCTGGAGTGCTCCATCCCACCCCGGCTGTGGCAGGCCTGCCCAGACGAGAGGCCATGAACTGGTTGCGCAGCCTCGAGCCGTTCGATCGCGATGGCTATGCAGCACCGATCGGCTGGATCGACAGTGCTGGCGATGCGGAACTGCGTGTGGCCATCCGCTGCGGCCATGCCCGCGGAACCCAGCTCGACCTCACGGCCGGAGCTGGACTGGTGCGCGGATCCGTGGCCGAACGCGAGCTCCAGGAAGTGGGGCTCAAGCTCACCGTCCTCGCCGATCAGCTGGATCTGGTGTCAGGGGGTCGGTAA
- a CDS encoding S9 family peptidase, whose protein sequence is MLKKGLRWGTALLVGLTGSLTISSRAMDTSSTPPLIPREVLFGNPEIAGVELSPDGTRIAYLAPYRGVLNLWVRDLDGREQPRLLTRKTDRPQQSAGWTPDGRFLISSRDAQGDENTVLVRIDPSTGDTVDLTPPSGVLAIVSASDRDVPGELVVGLNDRDPRYHDLYVLDIASGERELLYQVDDGRPVQVDRLNGEWHPYLRTEALANGGQAYELRLPGEKQWRPFLKFDFEDARLSGLAGFTRDGQWLYGQLSTGEDKPRLVRWSRQELESCTTDCRFEVVHRATSGSLGIGMSAIETGVPTVLVETDLRSERFILDPSLRSDYDALERLAGSNEFSVVDRDRKDRLWLVLVASDRQGEQIWLWDRDRRQHQLLFSVQPKLDDYALASMESLDLKARDGRRLPAYLTRTPLANDGPQPLVLVVHGGPQARDYWGLNRTHQWLANRGYHVMSVNYRGSTGFGKEHLLAGEGEWYARMQDDLVDAVRWAVDQGIADPDKVVIKGASYGGYAALAGLTRDPSLFAAAVSEVGPSNLRTLLEAIPPYWAAVRINFERMIGVGSVDLDAISPINHVDQIQRPLLLGHGANDPRVSLQESESIAAAMTSRKLPIDFVVFPDEGHGWANPRNALAWAALEEHFLQQHIGGRVEPFGDVLKQSSMDWRLRSLPTP, encoded by the coding sequence TTGCTGAAAAAAGGACTGCGCTGGGGAACAGCTCTGTTGGTGGGCCTGACGGGAAGCCTCACGATCTCCAGTCGCGCTATGGATACCAGCTCCACGCCGCCGCTGATTCCGCGTGAGGTGTTGTTCGGTAACCCCGAGATCGCCGGGGTTGAACTCAGCCCCGATGGAACCCGTATCGCGTACCTCGCTCCTTACCGAGGAGTCCTCAATCTCTGGGTCCGTGATCTTGATGGGCGTGAACAGCCCCGTCTGCTGACCCGGAAGACGGATCGGCCGCAACAGAGTGCCGGATGGACGCCTGATGGGCGATTTCTGATCTCTAGCAGAGATGCACAAGGGGATGAAAACACTGTGCTGGTCCGCATTGACCCAAGCACAGGGGATACGGTTGATCTCACGCCACCATCTGGTGTCTTGGCGATTGTCAGTGCATCAGATCGCGATGTGCCGGGCGAATTGGTGGTTGGCCTCAATGATCGGGATCCGCGCTATCACGACCTTTATGTGCTCGACATTGCAAGTGGTGAGCGCGAACTGCTCTATCAAGTTGACGATGGTCGACCCGTTCAAGTGGATCGCCTCAATGGTGAGTGGCATCCCTATCTGCGCACCGAAGCATTGGCCAATGGCGGCCAGGCTTATGAGCTTCGCTTGCCTGGTGAGAAGCAGTGGCGCCCCTTCCTCAAATTCGATTTCGAAGATGCCCGCTTGTCAGGGCTGGCAGGGTTCACCCGTGATGGTCAGTGGCTGTATGGGCAACTGAGCACGGGGGAAGACAAACCTCGTTTGGTGCGTTGGAGTCGTCAGGAGCTTGAGAGCTGCACGACCGACTGTCGTTTTGAAGTCGTGCACCGTGCAACGAGTGGATCGTTGGGTATCGGGATGAGCGCGATCGAGACTGGCGTGCCCACGGTGCTGGTCGAAACGGATCTGCGCAGTGAGCGTTTCATTTTGGATCCTTCGCTGCGCTCCGATTACGACGCCTTGGAACGTTTGGCGGGCTCCAATGAGTTCTCGGTTGTCGATCGCGACAGGAAGGATCGCCTCTGGCTGGTTTTGGTCGCTTCCGATCGTCAGGGCGAGCAAATCTGGCTCTGGGATCGGGATCGCCGCCAGCATCAGCTGTTGTTTTCAGTTCAGCCAAAACTGGACGATTACGCCCTGGCGTCGATGGAAAGCCTCGACCTCAAGGCTCGGGATGGCAGGCGGCTTCCTGCTTACTTAACGCGCACTCCCCTCGCCAATGATGGGCCGCAGCCCCTTGTTCTGGTCGTGCATGGTGGACCTCAGGCCAGAGATTACTGGGGATTGAATCGCACCCATCAGTGGCTAGCCAATCGGGGCTATCACGTGATGAGTGTGAACTATCGCGGCAGCACTGGCTTCGGAAAGGAGCACCTGCTGGCAGGAGAAGGTGAGTGGTACGCCCGGATGCAGGACGATCTGGTGGACGCCGTTCGCTGGGCGGTGGATCAGGGCATTGCAGACCCTGACAAAGTGGTGATCAAAGGCGCGTCCTATGGCGGCTATGCAGCTTTGGCGGGATTGACCCGTGATCCATCGCTGTTTGCCGCAGCGGTTTCAGAAGTAGGACCCTCCAATCTGCGCACATTGTTGGAAGCGATTCCTCCTTATTGGGCAGCCGTTCGCATCAATTTTGAACGCATGATTGGTGTCGGCAGTGTGGACCTCGATGCCATTTCTCCGATCAATCATGTGGATCAGATTCAACGCCCCCTTCTCTTGGGTCACGGTGCCAATGATCCGCGGGTCAGCTTGCAGGAGAGTGAATCCATCGCAGCTGCAATGACGTCTCGCAAACTACCGATCGATTTTGTTGTGTTTCCGGATGAGGGGCATGGCTGGGCCAATCCCCGTAATGCGTTGGCCTGGGCAGCGTTAGAGGAGCACTTTCTCCAACAACACATCGGCGGGCGTGTGGAGCCCTTCGGTGATGTGCTCAAGCAGTCATCAATGGATTGGCGACTGCGCTCCTTACCGACCCCCTGA